The following coding sequences lie in one Apium graveolens cultivar Ventura chromosome 1, ASM990537v1, whole genome shotgun sequence genomic window:
- the LOC141699856 gene encoding uncharacterized protein LOC141699856, with protein sequence MELREGVIFDSKKVLMRTVRDFHIWNHQEIKVVRSSDVYLIAVCKNKDSGCEWSLKARLRKSLGKFQIMETSGPHTYLRTTVTQDHPNLTSHDILELVKDQIIVDPTVKEKVLMATVKCIFGYQQGRKKIRDAKKLAMDEEHGSWEGSYEDLPFLMEALQCFNVGTKVDWVFKEDEMEDRGILEAFYLFILVSHRFLNDFPYLYNVFVVNEYIMSYLEQEVTFKRLFWAFKPCIDGFEHCMPVIHIDGTRLYGPYPDVLLSLICSFVC encoded by the coding sequence ATGGAGTTGAGGGAGGGGGTGATATTCGACTCAAAAAAAGTGTTGATGCGTACAGTTAGAGATTTTCATATCTGGAATCATCAAGAGATTAAGGTGGTTAGATCAAGTGATGTGTATTTGATTGCTGTTTGTAAGAATAAGGATAGTGGTTGTGAATGGAGTTTAAAAGCTAGGTTGCGAAAATCACTTGGAAAATTTCAAATTATGGAAACTTCGGGACCACACACATATTTGCGCACCACCGTTACTCAAGACCATCCTAATTTAACATCTCATGATATTCTTGAACTAGTTAAGGATCAAATCATTGTCGATCCCACGGTTAAGGAAAAAGTGTTGATGGCCACGGTGAAATGTATTTTTGGTTACCAACAGGGAAGAAAGAAGATTAGAGATGCGAAAAAGCTAGCAATGGATGAAGAACATGGTTCTTGGGAAGGTTCATATGAAGATCTCCCCTTTTTGATGGAAGCATTGCAATGTTTTAATGTGGGAACCAAGGTTGATTGGGTTTTTAAGGAGGATGAGATGGAAGATCGTGGGATCTTAGAGGCATTCTATCTCTTTATACTAGTATCGCatagatttttaaatgattttccaTATTTATATAATGTTTTTGTAGTTAACGAGTATATTATGTCTTATTTGGAACAGGAAGTGACATTCAAGAGACTCTTCTGGGCTTTCAAACCATGCATTGATGGATTTGAGCATTGTATGCCTGTCATACATATAGATGGGACTCGCCTATATGGTCCATATCCGGATGTACTATTATCCCTTATTTGTAGCTTCGTATGTTGA